From a single Acidobacteriota bacterium genomic region:
- a CDS encoding RHS repeat-associated core domain-containing protein encodes MTYPSGYYYFINHDNKGRVVSLSQTQGQNNGSDYLNNVSYSIAGQVTGLGLGNGVTESYSYSADRLQLVSQTATKGATSLMNLTYNYSASAGQNGVGSTAGNSGQLMSISGSINSTTESAAYTYDNLGRLVTSNQTTNSVSAQRRFVYDRWGNRTSVYDATSGGNQIQAISLTQSGGVPNNRITSVTNNGGSPANYAYDANGNVTNDGVHSYAYDAENRVVSVDSGTTATYAYDHQNRRVKKTVGSSVTHCVWQGGQVLAEHNGSSGALLINYTYGVGRLLNKTESGTTRYFLSDKLSARVVLDTSGNVVGRQSHLPFGEDLNTSGSTDKHKLTSYERDSETGNDYAVNRGYVSNIGRFNQADPYRASSGADNPKSWNRYAYVQNNPVGLIDPSGLLMEEPESRLRYWDCWITTGLTQDYVAGEFTGYWSPGITSIGCNPPTNLADSRSSGVEEKKEYCQITIKFKVVTTSSSSSGAIEYGRVFYHAYVLTQTVDENGMPLQTHPNFYRGGHQVKIQWIPI; translated from the coding sequence TTGACCTACCCATCGGGCTATTATTATTTCATCAATCACGACAACAAAGGACGAGTCGTGTCACTGAGCCAGACGCAAGGGCAGAACAACGGCAGCGATTATTTGAACAATGTCAGTTACAGCATCGCCGGACAAGTGACCGGCTTGGGCTTAGGTAACGGGGTGACAGAAAGCTACAGCTATTCAGCAGACCGCTTGCAACTCGTCAGTCAGACGGCAACGAAGGGCGCGACCTCGTTGATGAACTTGACCTACAATTATTCGGCATCGGCGGGACAAAACGGCGTGGGGTCAACGGCAGGCAACAGCGGACAGTTGATGTCAATCAGCGGGTCAATTAATTCTACGACCGAGAGCGCGGCGTACACCTATGACAATCTCGGCAGACTTGTTACCTCGAATCAAACGACCAATTCAGTGAGCGCGCAACGACGATTCGTGTACGACCGTTGGGGCAATCGGACATCGGTTTATGATGCCACGAGCGGGGGTAATCAAATTCAAGCCATTTCGTTGACGCAATCGGGCGGCGTGCCCAACAACCGCATCACCTCAGTGACCAACAACGGCGGCAGTCCAGCGAATTATGCGTATGACGCGAATGGCAACGTGACGAACGACGGCGTCCATTCGTATGCGTATGACGCCGAGAATCGGGTCGTCAGTGTGGATTCGGGGACGACCGCGACTTACGCTTACGACCATCAAAATCGCCGAGTGAAAAAGACGGTGGGCTCAAGTGTGACGCATTGCGTCTGGCAAGGCGGACAAGTTCTTGCTGAACATAACGGCTCATCGGGGGCGTTGCTCATCAACTACACTTATGGGGTCGGTCGCCTGCTTAACAAGACCGAATCGGGAACGACGCGCTATTTCTTGAGTGATAAATTAAGCGCGCGAGTTGTTCTTGATACCAGCGGCAATGTGGTTGGGCGACAATCTCATCTGCCATTTGGTGAAGACCTCAACACCAGTGGCTCAACCGACAAACACAAGCTGACGAGCTATGAAAGGGATTCTGAGACGGGTAATGACTACGCGGTTAATCGGGGGTACGTTTCAAATATTGGCAGGTTCAACCAAGCCGACCCTTATCGGGCAAGTAGCGGGGCAGACAATCCTAAAAGCTGGAATCGGTATGCCTATGTGCAAAATAATCCCGTAGGGCTGATAGACCCTTCAGGTTTATTGATGGAAGAACCGGAGAGCAGGTTACGCTATTGGGATTGTTGGATTACGACGGGACTGACTCAGGATTATGTTGCTGGGGAATTTACTGGATACTGGAGTCCAGGGATTACCTCAATCGGCTGTAACCCACCCACCAACCTTGCGGATTCTCGTAGTAGTGGTGTTGAGGAAAAGAAAGAATATTGTCAAATAACGATTAAATTTAAGGTTGTTACTACAAGTTCTTCAAGTTCGGGAGCAATTGAGTATGGCAGAGTTTTTTACCATGCATATGTTTTGACTCAAACTGTTGACGAAAATGGTATGCCATTACAGACCCACCCGAATTTTTATCGTGGGGGCCATCAGGTAAAAATCCAATGGATTCCTATTTAG
- a CDS encoding peptidoglycan-binding domain-containing protein produces MIKKSSAAKNSKQKKSTQSKSKKAAKGSAKKVSKAKSRSTRRRGVTVAKNQTRSKTSGDENDGNRVASSTSEKPLTPEQTKNYDSPEEPDENQASQAPAIRPVISSIPTERVAEIQSALIKNGYLQGEATGVYDETTKAAMKKYQVANNLQATGLPSAHALKRLGVGKRGYSLSQVPVKTKSDAPKEPPQE; encoded by the coding sequence TCGAAACAGAAGAAATCAACTCAGAGCAAATCAAAAAAAGCTGCCAAAGGTTCTGCAAAAAAAGTCAGTAAAGCAAAGAGCCGGTCAACCCGGCGTCGAGGGGTGACGGTTGCGAAAAATCAGACGCGGTCAAAAACCAGCGGCGACGAAAATGATGGCAATCGAGTCGCGTCAAGCACCTCCGAAAAACCCCTGACACCCGAACAGACAAAAAATTACGATTCACCCGAAGAGCCGGATGAGAATCAGGCGAGTCAAGCCCCGGCAATCCGCCCGGTCATCTCTTCGATTCCCACTGAACGAGTCGCCGAAATCCAATCGGCGCTGATTAAAAATGGTTACTTGCAAGGTGAGGCGACCGGCGTTTATGACGAAACCACCAAAGCCGCAATGAAAAAATATCAGGTTGCCAATAACCTTCAAGCCACCGGCTTACCCTCAGCCCATGCATTAAAACGGTTAGGTGTCGGTAAACGCGGCTACAGCCTGAGCCAGGTGCCAGTGAAGACCAAATCAGACGCTCCTAAAGAACCGCCGCAGGAATAA